The following coding sequences lie in one Lolium perenne isolate Kyuss_39 chromosome 2, Kyuss_2.0, whole genome shotgun sequence genomic window:
- the LOC127329015 gene encoding uncharacterized protein isoform X1, whose translation MARGGMASAATGPDVTPPVVEEESTDVGSTEGQKAPEVEEDIVEEGGLSEPLKECRSKAARDRAPPSDADTRTGEVPSTEAVMRADGATESRHPPPSSLTFTELHTALGEAHVAEIKRLTALVEEAAQKNRKLIALGTEAQAKALAEAREGFVKESFYREAEFRAQQAEEARKRAKAEVAELTKVLEQKGRELEDVIAEYKVKLEAATDARDSARGAAASLREEVAALKQQHAKELAAEKEASEGIVLAVQAEKTNFEAFVREMSRQILGTCDFVETATPRECLSTATARIIACAGEILAALQYLSPREVIPRDTPSVFKAVSNIPAVVDWLRRSSCRVGITMALSMVLAHYYEGFDVEEVTAGFPSETGEFDVAEVLRLMDAVRPFADRVLATADLETHIPSQAAPGDAEKEPGPVDYPAERLFHAAAAGSLSTYPVVVYTPKFRHGDDGVEPVVEGAPGSSS comes from the exons ATGGCTCGCGGGGGCATGGCGAGTGCAGCGACGGGTCCAGACGTTACTCCgcccgtggtggaggaggagtcgactgacgttggatcgaccgaggggcagaaggcacccgaggttgaagaggacatcgtcgaggagggcggTCTGTCAGAGCCACTGAAAGAGTGCCggtccaaggccgccagggaccGAGCCCCGCCCAGTGACGCCGACACGCGGACGGGCGAAGTTCCATCGACTGAGGCGGTGATGCGAGCGGACGGGGCGACCGAGTCGCGTCATCCGCCGCCGTCTTCATTGACCTTCaccgagctccacacggcgcttggcgaggcgcatgtg GCGGAGATTAAGCGGCTGACCGCgcttgtggaggaggcggcgcagaagaaccggaagctgatTGCCCTGGGCA cagaggcgcaggcaaaggctcttgccgaggctcgggaagggttcgtcaaggagtccttctaccgtgaagccgagttccgggcgcagcaggccgaagaggcccggaaaagggcaaaagcggaggtggcggaattgacgaaggtcctggagcagaagggccgggagctggaggacgtcatcgccgaatacaaggtgaagctggaggccgcgactGACGCGCGGGACTCTGCTcgtggggctgccgcgtctctgcgggaggaggtggcggccttaaagcagcagcacgccaaagaacttgctgcggagaaggaggcgtccgagggcatcgtcctggcggtgcaggccgagaagaccaacttcgaggcgTTCGTCAGagagatgtcgcggcagattcTTG gtacgtgcgacttcgtggagacggcgactccgcgggaatgcctgtcgaccgcgaccgcgcgtatcatcgcctgcgcgggggagatactcgccgcgctccagtacctaagcccgcgggaggtgattccgcgggacacgccatccgtcttcaaggcggtgtccaacattccggctgttgttgactggcttcgccgctcttcctgccgcgttggcattaccatggctctgagtatggtgctggcgcattactacgaagggttcgacgtggaggaggtcaccgctggcttcccctcggagactggcgagttcgatgttgccgaagtgctgcggctgatggatgcggtgcgccccttcgccgaccgagtactggcgaccgcggacttggagactcatatccccagccaagcggcacctggtgacgcggagaaagagccgggcccggtggactaccccgcggagcgcctcttccatgccgctgccgccggctcgTTGTCGACATATCCGGTCGTGGTGTACACGCCGAAATTTCGTCACGGCGATGATGGCGTCGAGCCTGTCGTAGAGGGGGCTCCGGGGTCGTCCTCGTAG
- the LOC127329015 gene encoding uncharacterized protein isoform X2, with product MARGGMASAATGPDVTPPVVEEESTDVGSTEGQKAPEVEEDIVEEGGLSEPLKECRSKAARDRAPPSDADTRTGEVPSTEAVMRADGATESRHPPPSSLTFTELHTALGEAHVAEIKRLTALVEEAAQKNRKLIALGKAQAKALAEAREGFVKESFYREAEFRAQQAEEARKRAKAEVAELTKVLEQKGRELEDVIAEYKVKLEAATDARDSARGAAASLREEVAALKQQHAKELAAEKEASEGIVLAVQAEKTNFEAFVREMSRQILGTCDFVETATPRECLSTATARIIACAGEILAALQYLSPREVIPRDTPSVFKAVSNIPAVVDWLRRSSCRVGITMALSMVLAHYYEGFDVEEVTAGFPSETGEFDVAEVLRLMDAVRPFADRVLATADLETHIPSQAAPGDAEKEPGPVDYPAERLFHAAAAGSLSTYPVVVYTPKFRHGDDGVEPVVEGAPGSSS from the exons ATGGCTCGCGGGGGCATGGCGAGTGCAGCGACGGGTCCAGACGTTACTCCgcccgtggtggaggaggagtcgactgacgttggatcgaccgaggggcagaaggcacccgaggttgaagaggacatcgtcgaggagggcggTCTGTCAGAGCCACTGAAAGAGTGCCggtccaaggccgccagggaccGAGCCCCGCCCAGTGACGCCGACACGCGGACGGGCGAAGTTCCATCGACTGAGGCGGTGATGCGAGCGGACGGGGCGACCGAGTCGCGTCATCCGCCGCCGTCTTCATTGACCTTCaccgagctccacacggcgcttggcgaggcgcatgtg GCGGAGATTAAGCGGCTGACCGCgcttgtggaggaggcggcgcagaagaaccggaagctgatTGCCCTGGGCA aggcgcaggcaaaggctcttgccgaggctcgggaagggttcgtcaaggagtccttctaccgtgaagccgagttccgggcgcagcaggccgaagaggcccggaaaagggcaaaagcggaggtggcggaattgacgaaggtcctggagcagaagggccgggagctggaggacgtcatcgccgaatacaaggtgaagctggaggccgcgactGACGCGCGGGACTCTGCTcgtggggctgccgcgtctctgcgggaggaggtggcggccttaaagcagcagcacgccaaagaacttgctgcggagaaggaggcgtccgagggcatcgtcctggcggtgcaggccgagaagaccaacttcgaggcgTTCGTCAGagagatgtcgcggcagattcTTG gtacgtgcgacttcgtggagacggcgactccgcgggaatgcctgtcgaccgcgaccgcgcgtatcatcgcctgcgcgggggagatactcgccgcgctccagtacctaagcccgcgggaggtgattccgcgggacacgccatccgtcttcaaggcggtgtccaacattccggctgttgttgactggcttcgccgctcttcctgccgcgttggcattaccatggctctgagtatggtgctggcgcattactacgaagggttcgacgtggaggaggtcaccgctggcttcccctcggagactggcgagttcgatgttgccgaagtgctgcggctgatggatgcggtgcgccccttcgccgaccgagtactggcgaccgcggacttggagactcatatccccagccaagcggcacctggtgacgcggagaaagagccgggcccggtggactaccccgcggagcgcctcttccatgccgctgccgccggctcgTTGTCGACATATCCGGTCGTGGTGTACACGCCGAAATTTCGTCACGGCGATGATGGCGTCGAGCCTGTCGTAGAGGGGGCTCCGGGGTCGTCCTCGTAG